One stretch of Pseudomonas sp. NC02 DNA includes these proteins:
- a CDS encoding response regulator transcription factor, with protein MSKALIVDDHPFIRATVRYLLKQEGFDTIFEAGNGADAMQIAREERPELIILDLAMPKLGGLEVISRIKALGLPCKILVLTSYLAVFFSTRCMRAGAMGFVAKTGELDELQKAIKAVMSNYSCFPSLPTSSVRRDDLQSTEQDLVAELSDRELTVLQKLALGLGNKEIAEDMLLSHKTISTYKTRLKEKLRMSSVVHLSKFAQRNHLI; from the coding sequence ATGAGCAAAGCTTTAATCGTGGATGACCATCCATTTATCCGCGCAACCGTCCGCTATCTGCTGAAGCAGGAAGGCTTCGACACGATCTTCGAGGCCGGCAACGGCGCCGATGCCATGCAGATTGCCCGGGAGGAACGCCCCGAACTGATCATCCTCGACCTGGCGATGCCGAAGCTGGGTGGCCTGGAGGTGATCAGCCGGATCAAGGCGCTGGGCCTGCCGTGCAAGATCCTGGTGCTGACGTCCTACCTGGCGGTGTTTTTTTCCACCCGCTGCATGCGTGCAGGCGCGATGGGGTTTGTCGCCAAGACCGGCGAGCTGGATGAGCTGCAAAAAGCGATCAAGGCCGTAATGTCCAACTACAGCTGCTTTCCGAGCCTGCCCACCAGCTCGGTGCGCCGCGACGATTTGCAATCCACCGAGCAGGACCTGGTGGCAGAGCTTTCCGACCGCGAGCTGACCGTACTGCAGAAGCTGGCGCTGGGGTTGGGTAACAAGGAAATTGCCGAGGACATGTTGCTCAGCCACAAGACCATCAGCACTTATAAAACCCGACTGAAGGAGAAGCTGCGGATGTCGTCGGTGGTGCATTTGTCCAAGTTCGCCCAGCGCAATCATCTGATCTGA
- a CDS encoding FKBP-type peptidyl-prolyl cis-trans isomerase, with translation MSTELEITDIRLGDGKTVVKGALITTQYTGTLEDGTVFDSSWERGKPFQCVIGTGRVIKGWDQGLMGMKVGGIRTLFVPAHLAYGERSMGAHITPNSNLRFEIELLEVLTRDD, from the coding sequence ATGAGCACCGAACTGGAAATCACCGACATCCGCCTCGGCGACGGCAAAACCGTGGTCAAAGGCGCCCTGATCACCACGCAATACACCGGCACTCTGGAAGACGGCACGGTGTTCGACTCCTCATGGGAACGCGGCAAGCCGTTTCAGTGCGTGATCGGCACCGGTCGCGTCATCAAGGGCTGGGACCAGGGGCTGATGGGCATGAAAGTTGGCGGCATTCGCACGTTGTTCGTGCCGGCGCACCTGGCCTACGGCGAGCGCTCGATGGGGGCGCATATCACGCCCAACAGTAATTTGCGGTTTGAGATTGAGTTGCTGGAAGTACTGACGCGGGATGATTGA
- a CDS encoding MgtC/SapB family protein has translation MQAINNINLNSLIDTLVSLTAAFILGGLIGFERQYRQRTAGLRTNVLVAVGAAIFVDMANRLGGAEGAVRVVAYVVSGIGFLGAGVIMREEGNVRGLNTAATLWASAAVGACAGADLILEALLGTLFVLAANTLLRPIVNNINRQPLDVVSAEVTNILYVVARRTQQKAVLALLEAELARCNYPASDVDVRPFGPEEVEIEATLAVTSVDGDELDALVARISTSALVVQAFWSPSTTD, from the coding sequence ATGCAAGCAATCAACAACATCAACCTCAACTCGCTGATCGACACGCTGGTCAGCCTCACCGCGGCCTTCATTCTCGGTGGCCTGATCGGGTTTGAGCGTCAGTACCGCCAGCGCACGGCGGGGCTGCGCACCAACGTGCTGGTGGCGGTGGGAGCGGCGATTTTCGTCGACATGGCCAACCGCCTGGGCGGCGCCGAAGGGGCGGTGCGGGTCGTGGCCTATGTGGTCTCGGGCATCGGTTTTCTCGGTGCCGGTGTGATCATGCGTGAAGAAGGCAACGTGCGCGGCCTGAATACTGCGGCCACGCTCTGGGCGTCGGCGGCGGTGGGTGCCTGTGCCGGTGCCGACCTGATCCTCGAAGCGCTGCTCGGTACGCTGTTTGTGCTGGCGGCCAACACGCTGCTGCGCCCGATCGTCAATAACATCAACCGCCAGCCACTGGACGTGGTGTCGGCCGAGGTGACCAACATTCTGTATGTGGTGGCCCGGCGTACCCAGCAGAAGGCGGTATTGGCGTTGCTCGAAGCCGAACTTGCTCGCTGCAACTACCCGGCCAGTGATGTGGACGTACGTCCCTTTGGTCCTGAAGAGGTGGAAATCGAGGCGACGCTGGCCGTGACCTCGGTAGACGGTGACGAACTGGATGCGCTGGTGGCCCGTATTTCCACTTCAGCCCTCGTGGTGCAAGCGTTCTGGAGTCCGAGTACCACCGACTAG
- a CDS encoding GNAT family N-acetyltransferase gives MDVVEAGELPRSSIAGIRVVELTLEDEAELQRFFEAAPEYFLAVNGEPASPTEARDELTLQLPGTWSYTRMYWIGYRNAEGQLVAVVNVASDLLAVGVWHIGLLLVATPLHGSGFARQLHADFQDWVVSLGARWLRLTVVVGNVKAERFWPRLGYVQVRTRDGIEMGRQVNRVSIQVKALAGGAINEYLALVERDRPSSA, from the coding sequence ATGGATGTTGTTGAAGCAGGGGAGTTGCCGCGCAGTTCGATAGCGGGCATTCGGGTGGTTGAGCTGACCCTTGAGGATGAAGCCGAGTTGCAGCGCTTTTTCGAAGCAGCCCCGGAATATTTTCTCGCGGTCAACGGTGAGCCAGCCTCACCCACGGAGGCGCGAGATGAGTTGACTCTTCAACTGCCTGGTACCTGGAGCTACACGCGGATGTATTGGATTGGCTACCGCAATGCCGAAGGGCAGTTGGTTGCGGTGGTGAATGTGGCGTCAGATCTGTTGGCGGTCGGGGTTTGGCATATCGGGTTGCTGTTGGTGGCCACGCCGTTGCATGGCAGCGGTTTTGCGCGGCAGTTGCATGCCGATTTCCAGGATTGGGTAGTGAGCCTGGGCGCACGCTGGTTGCGGTTGACGGTGGTGGTGGGGAACGTCAAGGCTGAGCGGTTCTGGCCCCGGCTTGGGTATGTTCAGGTGCGGACTCGGGATGGCATCGAGATGGGGCGGCAGGTGAATCGGGTTTCCATTCAGGTGAAGGCGTTGGCGGGTGGGGCGATCAATGAGTATTTGGCGCTGGTGGAGCGTGATCGACCGTCTTCTGCGTAG
- the dkgB gene encoding 2,5-didehydrogluconate reductase DkgB, whose amino-acid sequence MSIPAFGLGTFRLQGQVVIDSVSTGLELGYRVIDTAQIYENEADVGQAIADSGIPRDELFITSKIWIANFAEGQLIPSLKESLRKLQTDYLDLTLIHWPSPEDQVPVAEFMGQLLEAKRQGLTRQIGISNFTVDLMKQAIAAVGAEHIATNQVELHPYLQNRTVAEFAKAHGIQITSYMTLAYGEVLKDPVIQQIAERHQATPAQVTLAWAMQLGYAVIPSSTKRANLASNLKALDLTLSDADMAHIAALERGHRLTSPKGIAPNWD is encoded by the coding sequence ATGTCCATTCCCGCATTCGGCCTCGGCACGTTCCGCCTGCAAGGCCAGGTCGTCATCGACTCCGTCAGCACCGGCCTGGAGCTGGGCTATCGCGTCATCGACACCGCACAAATCTACGAAAACGAAGCCGACGTCGGCCAGGCCATCGCCGACAGCGGCATCCCACGGGACGAGCTGTTCATCACCAGCAAGATCTGGATCGCCAACTTCGCCGAAGGCCAGCTGATTCCTAGCCTCAAGGAAAGCCTGCGCAAACTCCAGACCGACTACCTGGACCTGACCCTGATCCACTGGCCATCGCCGGAAGACCAGGTACCGGTCGCCGAGTTCATGGGCCAGTTGCTGGAAGCCAAGCGCCAGGGCCTGACCCGTCAGATCGGTATTTCCAACTTCACCGTCGACCTGATGAAGCAGGCAATTGCCGCCGTCGGTGCCGAGCACATCGCGACCAACCAGGTGGAACTGCACCCGTACCTGCAAAACCGCACCGTGGCGGAGTTTGCCAAGGCCCATGGCATCCAGATCACTTCCTACATGACCCTGGCCTACGGCGAAGTGCTGAAGGACCCAGTGATCCAGCAGATCGCCGAACGTCATCAGGCAACCCCGGCGCAAGTGACCCTGGCGTGGGCCATGCAACTGGGCTACGCGGTGATCCCGTCCTCGACCAAGCGCGCCAACCTGGCCAGCAACCTCAAGGCTCTGGACCTGACCCTGAGTGACGCTGACATGGCGCATATCGCCGCCCTGGAGCGTGGCCATCGGCTGACCAGCCCCAAAGGCATCGCGCCGAACTGGGACTAA
- a CDS encoding RidA family protein, translating into MSVREKLQALGLELPEAPSPKGDYVPVTIHGGVAYVSGQVCRQGDSVITGPVTDQTSPELVNEAGQTCVLRALSVLDQAVGLENVERILFVRGFVFGGEGFQGFSKVVDGASQLLIELFGEHGRHARSAVGVAGLPSNGLLELELTAVVTA; encoded by the coding sequence ATGAGCGTGCGCGAAAAACTGCAAGCCCTCGGGCTGGAGTTACCCGAAGCGCCTAGCCCCAAGGGGGACTACGTGCCGGTGACGATTCATGGAGGCGTGGCGTATGTCAGCGGGCAGGTTTGTCGGCAGGGTGACAGCGTGATTACCGGGCCAGTGACGGACCAGACCTCTCCGGAGTTGGTCAACGAAGCAGGGCAGACCTGTGTGCTGCGGGCCTTGAGCGTGCTGGACCAGGCGGTAGGGCTGGAGAACGTCGAGCGCATCCTGTTCGTTCGCGGGTTTGTGTTTGGCGGGGAAGGTTTCCAGGGCTTCTCCAAGGTTGTCGACGGCGCCTCGCAACTGTTGATTGAGCTGTTTGGCGAGCACGGCCGGCATGCGCGTTCGGCGGTGGGCGTGGCGGGATTACCCAGCAACGGCCTGCTGGAACTGGAACTGACGGCGGTCGTCACTGCCTGA
- a CDS encoding nitrilase family protein, with amino-acid sequence MSDPTSPVRIAVVQFDPQVGMENRERNLRHSLELATEAVSGGANLIVLPELSNCGYFFSSRQDAFDHAEAIPGGPSVQAWTDFACKHQVYLVAGLSEISAMQLFNTAVLLGPDGFIGKYRKAHLWNLEKLWFTPGDTGFPVFETPIGRIGLLICWDIWFPEVPRILSQQGADIICSLNNWVWTPPPLFDDAGKCMASYLTMTAAHVNNVFIAAASRIGEERDARYLGCSLIAGTNGWPIGTVASANRQEILFADVDLTSARSAPIWNSLNDLQRDRRADLYDQMLGYTQHPALPR; translated from the coding sequence ATGAGCGATCCAACAAGTCCTGTTCGCATAGCTGTCGTACAGTTTGATCCCCAGGTCGGAATGGAAAACCGGGAGCGCAACCTGCGTCATAGCCTTGAGCTGGCGACGGAAGCAGTGAGCGGCGGTGCCAATCTGATCGTGCTGCCAGAGCTCTCTAACTGTGGCTATTTCTTCTCCAGCCGTCAGGACGCGTTTGATCATGCCGAGGCCATTCCGGGTGGGCCAAGTGTGCAGGCCTGGACAGATTTTGCCTGTAAACATCAGGTGTACCTGGTGGCAGGCCTCAGCGAAATTTCCGCTATGCAGCTGTTCAATACGGCTGTATTGCTGGGGCCGGATGGCTTTATTGGCAAGTACCGCAAGGCCCATCTGTGGAACCTGGAGAAGCTCTGGTTCACTCCCGGCGATACAGGATTCCCCGTTTTCGAAACACCCATAGGCCGTATTGGCCTGTTGATCTGCTGGGACATTTGGTTTCCCGAGGTGCCACGCATCCTCAGCCAGCAAGGCGCCGATATTATTTGCAGCCTCAACAACTGGGTGTGGACCCCGCCGCCGTTGTTCGACGACGCGGGGAAGTGCATGGCGTCGTATCTCACGATGACCGCCGCCCACGTCAATAACGTGTTTATCGCTGCCGCCAGTCGTATCGGCGAGGAGCGCGATGCGCGTTACCTGGGATGTTCGCTGATTGCCGGTACCAATGGATGGCCCATCGGTACGGTGGCGTCGGCGAATCGGCAGGAGATCCTTTTCGCCGATGTCGATCTCACCAGTGCCCGCAGCGCGCCTATCTGGAACAGTCTTAACGACTTGCAGCGGGACCGGCGTGCTGATCTTTACGACCAGATGCTCGGGTACACCCAGCACCCTGCCCTGCCACGCTGA
- a CDS encoding FAD-dependent oxidoreductase: MTIGSDFNYPADIAARASREKRSTRNKWRGRFPGPPDLCFDYRALVEQKGGIAKTPHLDHKICIIGAGITGLTAARELYRCGFKDISLIEKSKRIGGRHLTVLGGQRSNNTGRPPFEMGAMRMPFFNRSDENPTEGRSMMAYYTKAFDLVHSNFPNPGSPWVTSTGIYLREGSIDNSSQPTMLIWKNKDGITPPPGETLSAVSAKWQNFANRMTQKVAELYGSEQWELFWARVVEKYESISFRDLVKMPVIESWHKERPGDFGGMGMTTQESAVFYAIGIGDGSWGAFYDICSLYPLRTAIFGFSSHLQLIHGRVKLDGEAVDSPHLRSPAVFDSRGLEFNKPSYKGLGALAECLLFMSTPEISDSVYDLSLKKTDGLLTDSPVKKLEKLRNGKTRVYYHWNASNPKKTEVCHADFDSVIITLPSWIIETQILLEGFDEEMLPYDTINAYKTAHWETSCKVYAPLKKTFLSKNTKIPQAIVTDSFIHDVYTYRYNEHHTYDCILLSYTWEDDATKLSSLSDKELITKCIEELDRILVKSTNIQEKISPYIGHEQAIVQRWMNDQNSLGCAKLYRPGTYYEAVSLMKYNKDYSFKSGLYLCGESFSVDAGWTEPCFRGAIDTVINICNRTGALFNGGFSMQDYPEYKTEYSPPAK, encoded by the coding sequence ATGACCATAGGATCAGACTTCAACTACCCGGCTGATATTGCTGCCCGCGCTTCCAGAGAAAAGAGATCTACCAGAAATAAATGGCGGGGCCGTTTTCCTGGCCCACCAGACTTATGCTTCGATTATCGAGCCTTAGTGGAGCAAAAAGGCGGAATTGCAAAGACGCCTCATTTGGACCACAAAATATGTATCATCGGGGCAGGCATCACAGGCCTTACTGCAGCAAGAGAACTGTATCGCTGCGGCTTTAAAGACATATCCCTGATCGAGAAATCCAAAAGAATCGGAGGCAGACACCTTACCGTTCTTGGTGGACAGCGCTCCAACAATACAGGACGACCGCCCTTTGAAATGGGCGCGATGCGTATGCCCTTTTTTAATCGATCTGATGAAAACCCCACTGAAGGCCGATCCATGATGGCCTATTACACCAAAGCGTTTGATCTTGTTCATTCAAACTTCCCAAATCCGGGAAGCCCGTGGGTCACATCAACCGGGATCTACTTACGCGAAGGGAGTATAGATAATAGTAGTCAGCCCACCATGCTGATCTGGAAAAACAAAGATGGTATAACGCCTCCACCTGGCGAGACCCTGAGTGCAGTGTCTGCAAAATGGCAAAACTTTGCGAACCGTATGACTCAGAAAGTTGCGGAATTATACGGAAGCGAGCAATGGGAATTATTTTGGGCCAGAGTAGTTGAAAAGTACGAAAGTATCTCGTTTAGGGATTTAGTGAAAATGCCGGTTATTGAGTCTTGGCACAAGGAACGCCCCGGTGACTTCGGTGGCATGGGCATGACGACGCAAGAGTCGGCTGTGTTCTATGCAATTGGAATAGGCGATGGCAGTTGGGGAGCATTTTATGACATTTGCTCGCTTTATCCCCTGCGGACTGCGATTTTTGGTTTCAGCAGTCACCTCCAGCTAATTCATGGCCGGGTCAAACTGGATGGCGAGGCAGTCGACTCGCCGCACCTGAGAAGTCCGGCCGTTTTTGACTCTCGGGGACTAGAGTTTAATAAGCCCAGCTACAAAGGTCTCGGGGCCTTGGCAGAATGTCTGCTCTTTATGAGTACTCCTGAAATAAGCGACTCCGTGTATGACCTCAGCCTCAAGAAGACGGATGGATTACTGACTGACTCTCCAGTAAAAAAACTGGAAAAGCTGAGAAATGGGAAAACGCGCGTTTATTATCATTGGAATGCTAGTAACCCCAAAAAAACTGAAGTCTGCCATGCCGACTTCGACTCGGTCATCATCACGCTCCCCTCCTGGATAATCGAAACACAAATACTGCTTGAGGGTTTCGATGAAGAGATGCTCCCTTACGACACGATAAATGCCTATAAAACTGCTCACTGGGAAACCAGCTGCAAAGTGTACGCCCCGTTAAAAAAAACCTTCCTGTCCAAAAACACGAAGATCCCGCAAGCCATCGTTACCGACAGTTTCATACATGATGTATATACCTATCGCTATAACGAGCATCACACCTACGACTGCATACTCTTGAGCTACACCTGGGAAGATGACGCAACAAAATTATCTTCACTAAGTGACAAAGAGTTAATAACCAAGTGCATAGAAGAGCTGGATAGAATCCTGGTTAAATCCACTAACATCCAAGAAAAAATCTCTCCATACATCGGCCACGAGCAGGCCATCGTGCAACGCTGGATGAATGACCAAAACTCATTGGGATGCGCAAAACTGTACAGACCAGGGACCTACTATGAGGCTGTCAGCTTAATGAAATACAATAAGGACTACTCATTCAAGTCTGGACTTTACCTCTGCGGCGAATCTTTTTCAGTAGATGCCGGATGGACAGAGCCTTGTTTCAGGGGCGCAATAGATACCGTCATAAATATCTGCAATAGAACTGGCGCCCTCTTCAATGGAGGATTCTCAATGCAAGACTATCCAGAATACAAAACAGAGTATTCACCTCCAGCAAAATAA
- a CDS encoding transporter substrate-binding domain-containing protein, whose product MINFRVLWLSASVLLGALCTQGLALGEPRTLYLLGHSVIETPAVRLHETQWSWLRERRRLLMGISGPDYAPFELSTSDELEGITADYASLIADALNITIEVRRYDNRDEVITALKRGEVDFVGSANGYEAADPQLVLSRSYAMDQPTLVTRTGDSQGLSSDLADKRVAMFYHYMQPDAVQAFYPNARIQLFPSTFEAIGAVAFGHADVYLGDAISTNYLINRNHLNNVRMADFSSLEVNPFAFAFSRDNARLLSIINAALAVIPVSEQMEILRRWSAGNLGFLGADRLRLSASEQRWLDKNPRIKVAVLDKFLPVSFIDKQGAFEGLSAEVLARISLRTGLKFDFIPGTSMLRQIDRVNTGGADMIAVVTPSVERTDKVRITRPYLTNPFVLVSRIDAGSPLTLEDMAGKRLALIGSNSLREGIAQDYPSIKFVDVENPEHGMELVADGGADAAVNTLISARYMIAREYRDRLRITSTVGSEPARIAFGVNRSQLELYSILDKALLSITPQEMDELAGHWRSEVLVEDSYWARHRNAIIQGFSLAALLLLITLGWAIYLRQLIRKRVEAERALSDQMRFMGVLIDGTPHPIYVRDRLGRLMACNSAYLDVFGFKLEDVTGKTVVETDTGNRPQAESFHQDYLRLMERGEPQIQDRVLKVPGGAVLTIYHWMLPYRDGNEQVVGMIAGWVDVSERQQLLGQLQEAKEDADAANRAKTTFLATMSHEIRTPMNAVIGMIELALKAAEQNRADRDALEVAADASRGMLELIGDILDIARIESGHLSLTLEPSNLHELLASVARVFEGLARARGLVLQVELDPLIDRYVLVDPMRFKQVVSNLLSNAIKFTPHGRVRLGASGSSAIASGYLNLRLWVEDTGIGISVEDQKRLFNPFIQGSNTAQSARSGSGLGLVISRNLCEMMGGQLQLSSLLGQGTRVDVTLELAVADSTLMPPVPVAVETPPAHALNILVVDDYPANRLLLARQLSFLGHRITTAEDGVEGLELWLSGHFDGVITDCNMPFKDGYELARDIRTLEGERGLAPCLLLGFTANAQPEEAERCRQAGMDGCLFKPTGLEDLHAALARRTATPSVAPGTTDELAAGFDLSHLEKLTGGDIDAVKELLAPLLDSLEADHGQLVNLQRKADFAGLHDLAHRTKGGAKMVKAHALMVCCEVLESVCERQARDELASAVDGMDEALSHLHHALSGYCNQT is encoded by the coding sequence ATGATCAACTTTCGGGTCTTGTGGCTCAGCGCAAGTGTGCTGCTGGGCGCGCTCTGCACACAAGGCCTGGCGCTTGGCGAGCCGCGCACCCTGTATCTGTTGGGGCATTCCGTCATTGAAACGCCCGCCGTACGGCTGCATGAAACGCAGTGGAGCTGGCTGCGCGAACGGCGCCGGTTGTTGATGGGGATCTCTGGGCCCGACTACGCACCATTCGAGTTGAGCACCAGCGATGAACTCGAGGGGATTACGGCGGATTACGCGTCGCTGATCGCCGATGCGCTGAACATCACGATAGAAGTGCGCCGCTACGACAATCGCGATGAAGTCATCACCGCGCTCAAGCGTGGCGAGGTGGATTTTGTGGGATCTGCCAACGGCTACGAGGCAGCAGACCCGCAGCTGGTACTCTCGCGCTCCTATGCCATGGATCAACCGACCCTGGTCACCCGCACGGGTGACAGCCAGGGCCTGAGCAGCGACCTGGCCGATAAACGTGTGGCGATGTTTTATCACTACATGCAGCCTGACGCGGTGCAGGCGTTTTACCCCAATGCCCGGATCCAGCTGTTCCCTTCAACCTTCGAGGCCATCGGAGCGGTTGCGTTCGGCCATGCAGATGTTTACCTCGGCGATGCAATCAGCACCAACTACCTGATCAACAGGAACCACCTGAACAACGTCCGCATGGCCGATTTCTCGTCACTTGAGGTCAATCCCTTCGCGTTTGCATTTTCCCGGGACAACGCGCGCTTGCTGTCGATCATCAATGCGGCACTGGCGGTGATCCCGGTCAGCGAGCAGATGGAAATCCTTCGGCGCTGGAGTGCCGGCAACCTGGGGTTCCTGGGGGCGGACCGGCTGCGCTTGAGTGCCAGTGAACAGCGTTGGCTGGACAAGAACCCGAGGATCAAGGTCGCTGTACTCGACAAGTTTCTGCCGGTTTCATTTATCGACAAGCAGGGCGCGTTCGAAGGGTTGAGCGCCGAGGTGCTGGCCCGCATCAGCTTGCGCACGGGATTGAAGTTTGACTTCATTCCCGGCACCTCGATGCTCCGGCAAATCGACAGGGTCAACACCGGTGGTGCAGACATGATCGCGGTGGTCACCCCCAGCGTCGAGCGCACGGACAAGGTACGCATTACCCGGCCTTACCTGACCAATCCGTTTGTGTTGGTCAGTCGCATTGATGCCGGCAGCCCCCTTACCCTGGAAGACATGGCCGGCAAGCGCCTGGCGCTGATTGGCAGCAATAGCCTGCGGGAGGGCATCGCCCAGGACTATCCGAGCATCAAGTTCGTGGACGTCGAGAACCCCGAGCACGGCATGGAGCTGGTGGCCGATGGCGGTGCCGATGCCGCCGTCAATACCTTGATCAGCGCCCGCTACATGATTGCCCGCGAGTACCGTGACCGGTTGCGGATCACCAGCACGGTCGGGTCCGAGCCGGCCCGTATAGCCTTTGGCGTCAACCGCAGCCAACTGGAGTTGTATTCGATCCTCGACAAGGCGCTGCTGAGTATTACGCCCCAGGAAATGGACGAATTGGCTGGCCACTGGCGTAGCGAGGTATTGGTTGAAGACAGCTACTGGGCGCGGCACCGCAATGCGATTATTCAAGGTTTCAGCCTGGCGGCGCTGCTATTGCTGATCACCCTCGGCTGGGCGATTTATCTGCGTCAGCTGATACGCAAGCGCGTCGAGGCCGAACGGGCGCTGAGTGATCAGATGCGCTTTATGGGCGTGCTGATCGACGGCACGCCCCATCCGATTTATGTGCGTGATCGCCTGGGCCGGCTGATGGCATGCAATAGCGCTTACCTTGATGTGTTCGGTTTCAAGCTGGAGGACGTGACCGGTAAAACCGTGGTCGAGACCGACACCGGCAATCGCCCCCAGGCCGAGTCTTTTCATCAGGATTACCTGCGCTTGATGGAGCGGGGCGAGCCACAGATCCAGGACCGCGTGCTCAAGGTGCCGGGCGGTGCGGTCCTGACCATCTACCACTGGATGCTGCCGTACCGCGACGGTAATGAGCAGGTGGTGGGCATGATCGCCGGCTGGGTTGATGTCAGCGAAAGGCAGCAACTGCTCGGCCAGTTGCAGGAGGCCAAGGAGGATGCCGACGCGGCCAACCGCGCCAAGACCACGTTTCTCGCGACCATGAGCCATGAAATCCGCACGCCCATGAACGCCGTGATCGGCATGATCGAACTGGCCCTGAAAGCCGCCGAGCAAAACCGGGCCGACCGCGATGCGCTGGAGGTGGCCGCCGATGCGTCACGGGGCATGCTGGAATTGATCGGCGATATCCTCGATATCGCGCGTATAGAATCGGGCCACCTGTCCCTGACCCTCGAGCCTTCCAACCTGCACGAGTTGCTGGCGTCGGTGGCGCGGGTTTTCGAGGGGCTGGCGCGGGCCAGGGGCCTGGTACTGCAGGTGGAGCTCGACCCGCTGATTGATCGGTACGTGCTGGTGGACCCGATGCGCTTCAAGCAAGTGGTGTCGAACCTTTTGAGCAACGCGATCAAGTTCACCCCTCACGGCCGGGTGCGGCTTGGCGCGTCCGGCTCGTCGGCGATTGCCAGCGGCTACTTGAACCTCAGGCTGTGGGTGGAAGACACCGGCATCGGCATCAGTGTCGAAGACCAGAAGCGCCTGTTCAACCCGTTTATCCAGGGCAGCAACACTGCGCAATCGGCGCGCAGCGGTTCGGGCCTGGGCCTGGTCATCAGCCGCAACCTGTGCGAGATGATGGGGGGGCAATTGCAATTGAGCAGCCTGCTGGGGCAGGGCACTCGGGTGGATGTCACCCTGGAGCTGGCAGTCGCCGACAGCACGCTGATGCCGCCCGTACCGGTTGCCGTGGAAACTCCGCCGGCCCACGCGCTGAACATTCTGGTGGTGGATGACTACCCGGCCAACCGGCTGCTGCTGGCCCGGCAACTGAGCTTCCTGGGACACCGGATCACCACCGCCGAAGATGGTGTCGAGGGGCTTGAGTTGTGGCTGTCCGGGCATTTTGACGGGGTGATTACCGACTGCAATATGCCGTTCAAGGACGGTTATGAGTTGGCGCGGGATATCCGCACCCTTGAGGGCGAGCGTGGCCTGGCGCCGTGCCTGTTGCTGGGGTTTACCGCCAACGCCCAGCCCGAGGAAGCCGAGCGCTGCCGGCAGGCGGGCATGGATGGCTGCCTGTTCAAACCCACCGGGCTTGAGGATTTGCATGCGGCCCTGGCGCGGCGCACGGCCACACCTTCGGTGGCGCCCGGCACCACGGATGAGCTGGCGGCAGGCTTTGACTTGAGCCACCTTGAGAAACTGACCGGCGGGGATATCGACGCGGTGAAGGAGCTGCTGGCGCCCTTGCTCGACAGCCTCGAGGCAGACCATGGGCAGCTGGTGAACCTGCAACGCAAGGCAGACTTTGCCGGCCTGCATGACCTGGCCCATCGCACCAAGGGCGGGGCAAAGATGGTCAAGGCCCATGCACTGATGGTTTGCTGCGAGGTATTGGAAAGCGTTTGTGAACGTCAGGCCCGCGACGAATTGGCCAGTGCCGTCGATGGCATGGATGAAGCGCTCTCGCACCTGCACCACGCGCTGTCGGGGTATTGCAATCAGACTTGA